Part of the Coprothermobacter sp. genome, CATTCGGAATCGGCGCGATGGTGCTCCCCAGTATCCGTGCCGAGGAGTTCCAGTTCACCGGTGTGACGCGGTAACAGAACGGCAAAGGGAGGAACACAGATGAGACGTATCGCAATCATGACAGCAGGGGCGGACGCACCAGGGATGAACGCAGCCATTCGCTCCGTTGCAAGGCGTTCGTTTGAGCTCGGATATGATGTCCTGATGGTACGGGATGGGTTCGAAGGACTTGTGCGCGGGGACATCGAGATTATGAACAAGAAGACGGTATCCGGTATCCTTCCTCTGGGTGGAAGTATTCTCGGCAGTTCTCGGGTGTCGCCCGAGTTTGCGGTCCAGAACCTGGGGAAAATACGCGATGTCCTGGAAAGCAACAGCATCACGACCAGTATCATCATCGGCGACCGCAGTGCCGTCGGTGTGGCGGCAGTGTTTGATGCAAACAGTATTCCGTGTGTCGTCGTGCCCAATACCATCGACAATGACATCTTTGGCACCGACTTCAGCATAGGATTCGACAGCGCGATCACGACTATCAGCGATGCGCTGGACAAGCTCCATTCGACGGCGTCGGCGCATCACCGGGTCATGATCGTGGAGGTCATGGGTCGTCAGTCCGGCTGGCTGGCGCTGTACGGCGGCCTCGCAGGGGGAGCCGATTTCATTGCCATCCCTGAGCAGCCCGTACCGATAGAGACGCTGGCAACACACCTCAAGCAGCGGAAGGAAGAAGGGAAGGATTTCTCCATCGTCGTCGTCGCCGAGGGATACTCGGTAGCCACACATGAACCGACTGCTGCGGGCAGGCCTGTGGCAGGATACGGACTGGCAGAAGCATTGGCCAGCACGACCAACCTGTCCATACGCGTCACGGTGCTGGGGTATCTTCAGCGGGGCGGCTCGCCCACGGTCTTTGACAGGCTTCTGGCTACCCGACTCGGCCTTGCGGCCGTGAACGCGGTACGTGAAGGCAAGTCTGGAATCCTTGTGGGTGAGGTTGGGCAGCGCATCGCCTTCACCGACCTCAGGGAAGCGACGATTCAGCCGCATGTCATCCCGGCCGAGATCGTCCTTCAAGCCAAGACCTTCTACTAGATCCTGGCCGACCAGTCGCACCCCTGCTTGACAGCAAACGCCCCGGTCTGATGGCCGGGGCGTTTGCTGTTGACCGATGTTGTGAGGTGACGTGGACTACTTCCGCCAGTCGCGTGGGTAGAGAAAATCGATGCCGACGGTGCGCTGGGACAGCTTGGCGATAGGAGGAGAGACGCGCTTGAACTGCGATGCCAGCATCTTGTGCTCGACCCGGTGCACAAGATCGAGTTCGAAGCCTTCTGAGGTGACTTCGGCGGATGAACAGCGCTGGTCGACCAGGAGGTACAGGACCTGGTCGAGCGTCTCATAGCTCACGCCGATTTCTCCCTCATCCGTCTGGCCGGCCCAGAGGTCGGCGGAAGGCGGCTTGGCGATGACCTGCTGAGGAAGTCCAATGTGACGCGCGAGCGACCGCACCTGGGTCTTGTACAGGTCGCCAATGGGCATGATGGCACATGCCATGTCACCATACCAGGTCGAATAGCCGACCAGCAGTTCGCTCTTGTTGCTGGTTCCGACGACGAGTGCATTCTCCTTCTTCGACTGGTCGAAAATGACGGCCATGCGCAGGCGAGCCAGCAGGTTGCCCGTCCGCAGCCGGTCCATGCCGGGCTGCAGTGCGAGGTACGCATCGGCCATGCCGCTGATGTCCAGTTCCTGCCAGGGAATGCCGCAGAACTCGAACATCGTGTGGGCATCGCGTCTGCTTTCGTCGGAACTGGCGCTGTAGGGAAGGAAGATGGCGTGAACATGGTCGGCCCCGAGAGCGTCGACGGCGAGTTTGAGCACCAACGCAGAGTCCAGTCCGCCGGAAAGCGCGATGCACGCCTCTGTGAACCCACTCGTGTGCAGCTCTTCCTGGACGAACCGTTTGAGATAGTCATAGACAAGTGCGTTGTTGAGTGCAAGGGCGTCCGCCGTCATGAGTTCCTCCTCGTTTCCAGAGCATGGCGCACGATCTCCAGGTCTTCCTCCCGGCGAATGGGAAGCTGGTAGCGGTGTCGTGCAATGTGCGCCGTGTCGACGGTCCCGAGGACCTGCACTGCCTCGAACCGTGGGGCCGAGACGGTGATCCCTCCGACTGGGTCGCTCAGAGCCGAACCTCCGTAGAACCCGAGGCCGTCATCGAATCCCACGCGGTTCACATACACGACGAACATCCCGAGGAACGTGCTGGCGGAACCGAGAGCCAGGCCGACGGTCTGCTCGATTGCCAGTTCCTCGCCGCCAAATCCGCGTGCCGGCATGGCACTGGGCGCCAGCAGCAGCTCCACGCCGAGAGCTGCCATGGTGGACACCTCGAGGGGATGGAACAGGTCACGACAGATGACGATGCCGGTCCGCCCAAACCGTGTGTCGAAGACCGAGAGTTGCCTCCCGCGTCCAAGGAACTTGAGTTCCTCGAACATGCCGTGTGTGGGCAGGTACATCTTGCGGTGGACGTGGCGGACTTCACCGGCGTCCATGAAGAACGCACTGTTGTAGGGAATGCCGTCTTCGCCTTGTTCCACGAAGCCTGCGCAGATCGCGATGTGGCGCGAAAGCTCACGGAGGCTGGCGAACTCGGGGCAGTCGGCGGGGCGCATGACGTCGAGCGTCTGGTCCTTGAGGGCGTAACCGGTGAGTGAAAGCTCCGGGAAGACGATCAGGTCGGCGCCGGCCTCAAGCGCCTGCTCCGCCTGGGCGATGTGCATCTTCACGTTGACTTCCAGGTCGCCGCACGCAGGGTTCACCTGGGCAAGAGCGACGGTATACGTCATCGAACCTCCCCCACGGGACGAATATTGTGACGGACCAGGACAAGCACGGGAAGGCCGAGAAGAATGACAACGGCTGCCTCACCGGCTAGGATCGAGAGTGCCACCGGCACGTAGACTCCCCACGAGAAGTGCGTCAGGATGAAGTGCAGACCCGCAGTGAGACTGTGTGTGAGAGGCAGGTTCTCGGCTCCCGGCAGGATGAGTGTCGATACGTATACCGGCACGATGAGCGCGTTGAGGACGATCGGCGGTATGGCCGCCAGCCAGAGCTTGCCGGTTCTGCGCAAACGTTGTGTGAGAAGGGCGGCCAGCGCGGTCACACCGGTGCCGATGACGACATCGATGAGACCAAACGGGGAGAACATGTTGGCCACAAGGCAACCGACGACCACGCCAAGGACTGCCTCGTCGAGCAGAAAGGGCAGCAGGACCAGAGCCTCACCCAGCCGGAATTGCACCGCTCCGTAGCTGATAGCACTGAAAGGTGGAACCACTGTGAAGACGATGTACATTGCGGCAATGAGGGCGGCGCGCGTAATCTGGACAGTACTGTGGCGGTTCATTCCGGAGATGCGTGCTCGCCGGGAAGAGTTGTCGTCGTGGTGTCGGCGATATCCTTACTCCCGCCGTTTGCTTTCAGCCGTTTGCTTTGCTCAAGCATCGTTCCGCGAAACCTCTTGCGGAGGGCCATGTCTCCGGCGAGAGCGATCACGGTGGCAAGCAGCAGCCCGATGAAGAAGGAGGCGTAGGCCAGTGCCTCGGCTGACGTTTGGATGGTCGGAAAGAACAGAATGCTTAGCTTGATGGGTGTCGTGCGCAATGGACCAATGATAAGTGCGAAGACGACAAATACGACAAGAAGGACGAGCAGACTGGTCAACACTCGCTTCATATAACACCTCCAGAATTCACTCCATTATACTATAAGCATTCTTGACAACGGCAACTATCCGCCTAATATACCCCAAGGGGTATATGATGGAGAAGACACAGGTCCTACATAGCCTTCGACGTGTCGAAGGGCAGTTGCGCGGGATTCAGAAGATGGTCGACGAAGGTCGACCGTGCGATGAAGTTCTGGCGCAGCTTGTGGCTGCTCATGCGGCCATAGGCCGCATCGGAACCGACATCCTTCTCAACGAAGTCGGCTGCCGCGTGCAGCAGGATCTTGCCCCCGAGAAGGAACTTGAGCGCCTGGAGAAGCTTCTTCTCACATACAGTGAGCTCAAGTAGAATGGTGAAGCAGACATCCTGCAAGGAGGAACACGTGGAAGACAACGAGATTGTTGCAACAACTGCGAATTTTCAGAGCGAGGTCCTCTCTTCTTCGCTGCCTGTGCTGGTCGATTTTTGGGCTGTGTGGTGCGCTCCATGCCGCATGATTGCACCGGTCGTTTCCGAGATCGCCAATGAATACACAGGCAAGTTGAAGGTCGCTCGTCTGAATGTGGACGACAATCAGGAGATTGCCGCTCGCTATGGTATCATGAGTATACCAACACTGGCACTGTTCAAGGGCGGGGTCGTCATCGACCAGGTTGTCGGCGCCGTTCCGAAGCGGACCATCACCGCGAAGATCGACGGCCTGCTCCAGAAGAGTTAGAACGCCTTCACAGTTCTCCAGAGCGGGTGGTGACCTTCGTGGTTGCCGCCCGCTTCCTGCTTGTCAGCTTGGCGCTATTTGGTACAATAGATAAGGTGAGATAGATGTTCCTGACAGAACGGCAGAAGCGCATATTGCTGGCCATCGTCCGGAAGTACATGGACGACGGCGAGCCTGTCAGTTCGGGATTCGTAACCAGCCAACTGGGCAACGACCTCTCGTCTGCGACGATCCGCAATGAAATGGCGGAGCTTAGCAGCATGGGATATCTTCAGCAGCCCCACATCTCCGCCGGGCGCGTTCCGACTGTCCTGGCCTATCACATGTATATCTCGGCATTCCTCGTCGAGGCGACGCGTCAGCGCATGTTCACCGGACCGATGGATCTCCCGCTGCAGTACGAGAGTCTACCGCGCCTGTTCGACGGGGTGGCCACAGCCGTGTCTGACCGAACGAAGAAAGTGAGTTTCGTCCTGTCCCCCCCCATCAACTCTGTGACCCTGCGTCATGTCAGCCTCGTGCCGTTCAGCGAGACAGGGCTCATGCTGGTCTTCATCACTGACCGCGAGAACGTCGATGGATACAAGCTGCTTGCTCCGGCGGATACGACTGAACAGGAACTCGCAGACATCAATGCCATTTTTGCCCGGGAGCTTCGCGGGAAGAGCATCGAAGAGGGCATTCGTACCCTTCACTGTGGCAACGTGCTGCCACAGGATCTTGCTCTACGCTACGGAGGTGTTCTGGACGCCGTGGCCGAGCTTATGGAAGGCGAGTTGCGCAAGGGAGAGAGCCAGATCTTTGTCCGGGGTATTGAACAGATGTTGAGCGACCTTCCCGATGACCAGATTGGGGCGTTTTCCACGCTGAGCACCTTCCTGAGCCGCGAAGAGGTCGTGAAACCCTACCTCAACTCGCTGAGCGATCGGGGAGAGATCAGCCTGTTCATCGGAGAGGAGAACCAGCGGGAGGAACTGAGGAGCTTCAGCCTCGTGTCGGTCAGCTACTCGCTCGATTCGAACCAGCGGGGCGTGCTTGGTGTCGTTGGTCCCATCCGCATGAACTACATCCGGGCCATCACGGTTCTGGAGAGTTTCGCAGGATACCTCGGCAGGGTCTCGGGTAGCGGCTGATCCATGCCGGCGTTCGAGGCGGGTCGGTCGCTCAGGCTTGGCGAACATGTCATGCTTGGCGGCACGCCTGCCGCACATCACATTGCAGATGTCCTCCGCGCTCGTCACGGCGAACGAATCGTCCTGTTTCATGCAGGAGAACTATATGACGCGGTTGTTGAAGATGCCTCCAGATCCGGCCTCGCCGTCTCCGTGGAGGGCATCCGCCAGTCGCCCTTCTCCCAATACCCGGTCATCCTGTTGCAGGCAATCATCCGGCCTGCACTGCTCGACGACGTTGTCCACGTTTGTGCTCCGCTGGGAGTGCATCGTTTCGTCCTGTTTGCCGCTGAGCGCAGCCAGCCATGGAATGTCGCCGGGCGGCTCGAGCGCCTGAACCAGGTGGCCCTGTCGTCAGCCGAGCAGGCCGAGATGGGCGACGTCCCAACCGTCGAACTGGCAACGGGGCTCCACGGCGCTTTGTCATGTGCCGGCCCCGTGGACAGTCTGGTCATGATGTCTCCTCGCGCAGCCTCGACCATGACGGGATGTGTGCGTGATGGGGCGCTTGCTCTGGATGGTTCCGTTGCGGTCGCAGTTGGCCCTGAGGGTGGGTTCTCGGAGTCAGAGGAAGCCTTGCTCATCGAACGAGGCGCTTTGGCCGTCCGCCTCAGCACGGGCATTCTCAGGAGCGAGCTGGCCGGGTTTGCCGCCATGCTCATGATGCGCGAGTTGCAGGCGACACCGTGAAGGTGTACATTTACACGCTTGGCTGCAAGGTCAACGAGGTCGACTCCGAGCTCTATGCGCAGGAAATGCGATTGCTGGGCGCCGAGACGACCACGACGATGACGGAAGCCGATGCCGTCGTCGTGAACTCGTGCAGCGTCACAAACCGAGCCCAGGCTCAGAGCTTGCAGTTTGCGCGTCGTTCCCTTCGTGAACGGCCGGGTGTGCCCGTGTATCTCACGGGATGCGGAGCAACACTGCTGAACCTGACGCGTACAGAAGCTCCTGCCGGCGTCGCCGTCGTTGCCATGCGCGATCGAGCGAAAGTGGCGAGGCTGGTCGTCCGCTCAGGTGAGGCAGTGCAGGTTCCTGCGCGATGGGTCGATGGGTGCATCCGGAGAGCAGGCCCTCGCAACCGCGTGGATGTGCGCATTCAGGAGGGCTGCGACAACATGTGCACCTATTGTGCGGTCCCGTTTGTGCGTGGCTCGCGCCTGGAATCCAAGTCCGCCCTCGTAGCAGTGGACGAAGTCATGGGGTTGGCGACGGCGGGCGTCAAGGAAGTCGTGCTGACCGGCACAGAGATAGGCAAGTACGGGAAGACGCCACTTGCATTGGAAGAACATGCTCGTGAGGAAGCGCCGGACGGGCTGCCCGTTCTGCTGGACAGCATGCTGGGGGCGCTTGAGACTGCAGGGCTTCCGACTCGTGTACGCATCAGCTCGTTGAACCCGGACGCGATCACGGCAGCACTGGTCAGCCAGTTTGCGAATCATGCCGCGCTCTGTCCACAGCTGCATCTTCCCCTGCAGAGCGGCAGTGACGCAGTGCTGCAGCGCATGCGTCGACCGTACGCATCGAAGGACCTGCTGGGCAGTGTGCAACGCCTGCGGGCGGTCGACCCGTCGTTTACGCTCACGACGGACGTCATCGTCGGATTTCCTGGCGAGACCGAGCAGGACCTGCAGGCTACCCTGGACATGGTCCGGCTAGCGGCGTTTGCCAAGGTCCATGTCTTCCCTTATTCACCTCGTCCATTCACCCCTGCGGCGCGCGAGGAGCACCAGGTCCCGGCCGGAGTCGCGAAGGAGCGGCTGCACCGCGTGCTTGAGGCTGCGGAGCAGACGGGGATGGCCTTTGCCCGCCGGTTCATCGGTCGAGACGTGACGATCGTTTCGGAGAAGTCTGTTCCCGGGGAGGTCGAAGGGTACTCGGAGCACTACCTCTGGACGGAGGGACATGTGTGTGGGAACAAGATGCTCGAACGCGACAGCTTTGTCGTCGTCCATGTCGAGGGCTGTCACTTCGACGGCGACCGGGTCGTCCTTTCCGGGAGTGTAGCCACATGATGAGCGCGAACGAACAGAACTGTGTCTTCTGCCGTGTCGGCCGGCACGAAGCACCGGCCGAATACGTCTATGAGGATGAGACGGTCTTCGTCATCAAGGACCGGTTCCCGAAGGCGCCGGTACACCTGCTCGTGATCCCCCGCAAGCACATCGCTCGCATCGATGCTCTCTGCATAGAAGACAATGGGTTGATCGTTCACCTCTTCGAGGTTGTCCGGCTGATCGCGGTCAAGTATCACCTTGAAGCAGGGTACCGCGTCATCATCAACTCGGGCACCGAAGGTGGACAGACCGTGTCACACCTGCACATTCACATCATCGCGGGCAAGTGTCTGGGGTTCAGGGAGGACGCTGCTCTCTAGAACGGTGCGAACCGGTTCTCCGCCCAGATGCGCTCTTTGAGGAGATCATATGCCTTCTCGAGAAGATGAAGGTGGAGCTTCTCCCATTCTTCCAGCTGTCTGTAGAGTGAAACCTCATCGGGCTGGGTGGCTTTTTCGGCCGCCGCATGATAGAATTCCCATGAATTGCGCTCAAGCAGCATGCTCGTATGGATCGCGGAGGCCTCGTGCTGTGAGAGATCTGTTGCGCTGCGCACGGCGTCGGCCAGGACCCCATCGTGCGTCGTTTCTTTCAGTGCTGCGAGTTCAGTGATGTCCAGCATGCCGCCCGCCAGCACGTGGTCCAGTTCCTTGCTGATGTACTTCCGGTGTTTCTCCTCCTGCTCGGTCAGATAAACGAAAACATCGCGCACATCTCCTTTGGGCAGGGTATAGGTTACGCCGCGGTAGAACAGCCATCCTTCGATTTCCAGCTGCAGTGCATCCTTGAGAAGAGCAACCATTCCTTCTTCGCTCATTTGCCACCTCCAGTGGTCGTGTCGAGTCTGTCGAGCAGGAGCCCGAGCAGAACACGTGCACCGTTCTTGTCCAGCGGCTTGTTGTTGTTGCCACACTTGGGCGAGTACACGCAGCTTGGACAGCCATCCTTGCAGGGGCACTCGGTCACCCGGTCCAGTGCAAGGCTTACGACATCGCGGAAGCGGCCGTATGCCGATTCGGTGAGGCCGACGCCTCCGATATGTCCATCATACACAAAGATGCTGGGTTTCAACGTATCCCGGTGGAGTATCGTCGAGATGCCACCCAAGTCACGCTGGTCGCACAGCACGACGATCGGCATCAGGGCGATGAGCAGGTGCTCGGCTGCGTGCAGGCTCCCTGCGATGTCATAGCCGCCTTCCCCCAGCGTATGGAGCATGGCATCAGACACGGTGATCCACAGCGCCATCGTATCATAGCTGATCTCGGGCGTGTCGATGTATTCTCGCCCAACCTCCGTCTCGATGTGAAAGCTCTTCTTGATGAAGCCGACCGTCTGCTCGGACACCACGACCTTGCCGAACGACAGGCCGACATCGCCGTAGTCACGATGGTCCCGTTCGTTCTGGACGACGACGTCGCTGCGGATAATTGCATCGGTGTAGTAGTTCTGCGTCGTGGGGATGGCATGGACGACCTGCTGTTCGTGATCATTGTCCGTGACGAGATACGAGTCTCCCTGATGGAGGAACACGGCACCGGGGTAGAATTCCTCGATGACCTTGTACGCGTCGGCTTCCTCGATAACCTGCCCGTCGCCCTGGTTGAGAATGTGGTAGCGTTTGTCCGAGAGGGTCCGCAGGCTCACGAACCGATGTGGATAGGTCTCCATCGACACGATGAGTGGGCCACGTGGGCGCAGCTTCCCGTCTGTCACCAACTGTTCGACGAGCGGCGTGCACTCTGGGCCGAAGTATTCGACATCGACTGCTCGCAGCGGGAGTTCATATGCCGCGCAGCGGAGGTGAGCGCTCAGGATGTACTCGTTGTCAGGGTTGATCGTCGGCGTGCCGAAGTGGCCTGACGTGAGGAAGCCTGGCGTCTGAACAACGTATTGGTCGAGTGGGTTTGATGACGCGACAAACACGGACAGCGAATGGTCCCGTTCGCGCCCCGCCCGCCCCATCTGCTGAAAGAGGCTGGTCACGGAACCAGGGTAGCCCGCCGTGATCGACACGTCGAGGTGTCCGATGTCGATGCCGAGCTCGAGGGCATTGGTCGCGATGACGCCGGTCAGCTCACCGGACGAAAGGCGGTGTTCGATGCCCCTGCGAACGGCGGGGAGGTAGCCCGCGCGGTAGGTTGCGACGCGATCCCTAAGGCGCTGGCCCTTGCCAGCTCCGGCATCCCGGACGTACTTGTACAACAACTCCGCTTCCTGACGCGATTTCGTGAACATGATCGTTCGCACATCTTCCTGAACGGCGCGCTGAAAAAGCCACAGCGCTTCCTTCATGACGCTCTTGCGAATGTTGTTCTGCTTGTCGACGATCCTCGGGTTGAACAGCAGGAGGGTCCGCTTGCCCTCAGGGGCTCCCGAGGGATCGGCTTGGCTCACAATCTCACCTGTCAGCTGGGAAGCGAACTTGCCGGGTTCGTCGATCGTAGCGGACGTGACAATGAACACGGGGTGGGCGCCGTAAAAGTTGGCCAGCCGCCGAAGACGCCGCAGGAGCAGAGCCATGTGCGATCCCAGGACGCCATGGTAGTAGTGACCTTCGTCGACGACGACAAACGCCAGTCCGCGCATGAACCGTGACCAGCTCTCGTGATACGGCAGAATGCTGTAATGGAGGCTGTCGGGGTTGGACAGGATGAGGCGCCCGAACTTGCGCAGCTGGCGCCTCGCGTCGGGGTCGGTATCGCCATCATAGACGGCGGTGTTGATGCGGTCCATGCATCGTTCCATTTCCCTGAGTTTGGCCAGCTGGTCTTCGATCAGCGCCTTCGTGGGGTAGAGGAACAGAGCCGTTGCGCCGGGATGCTTGAGGAGATGATTCAGGACCGGCAACTGGAAGGCGAGGCTCTTTCCGCTTGCCGTGGGGCTGACCACTGTTACATTGTAGCCGCCCTCGGCGCTGTCGAAGCAGGCCCGCTGGAAGGCATACAGCTCGCGGATCCCCTTGTCCGCAAGGTCGGCTGACAAGTCGGGATCCACGGCTGGTGGCAGAGGAGCGAACGTCGCTTCCCGCGCTTCGAAGTCCAGTCGGCCGACGATCTGTCCATCATAGTCCTGCGAGGTCGTCAGCTCCCGCAACAGGAACTGTAGTTCATGCTCTGTCATGAAACCAGTGTACCCGTAACGGGCACAACAAAAAGGCGTGCGCAGGGAGCGCACGCCTTTCAAAGGCTTCTATCGGGGGAAAAAGCTCAAGCGTTGTCGGCGCTGATCTTCTTGAGCTCTTCCTGTTTGGCAGCTACCTGGGCTTCAAACTCGCCGACTGCCGCCTGAACTGTGGCGAATGCGGCGGTGATGTCATCGATGGTCTTTCCCTGCTCAAGCATGGCGTACACATTGACGCCGAATTCCTGCTTGGCGTCCTTGATCTTGCCCTGAAGACCTGAGATGGCCATCTTCAGCTTGGTGCTTGCCGCCAAATCCTTCGCTCCGTCGGCGGCCTTGCCCGCAGCGTTCTTGAGCTTGTCCATCCAACCGTCTGCCATGATTCCTCCTTGTACAGTGTCACATGCCTGTAGCGCATGTTCCCGAAAACAGCTTGCAGCGTCCGAGTAGCACCACAATGGGACCAGAGATGTCGGATAACCGACAGTGCCGCGCCAGAAATGCCCGCGCGCGGCAGCGGCTACATCTGTGTTCTGAGCTGGTTGGCCGCCTTGCGAATCTCGATGCGCAGACGCCCGAGATTCACTTCCGCGTTCGTGAGAACCACGAGAAACGCATCGGGCAGGTCGATCATGAAGGCCTTGCCGTTGTCGCTCTCGAGCGTAATCATGCCGATCGTCCCTATAGCCATGATGCCAGATGTCGTCGAAGCGCTCTGAAAAACACTTGCCGCCATGCCGGCGACAGACTCCTCATCCTGGTTCAGAGTGCTGGCAATGACAAGGCCGTCCTTGCTCACGACGGCGCTTCCGGTCACACCCATTTCCTTGTTCAGGTTCCGCAAGACCTCTTCCATGGTGCCTCCTCATGCCCCTCTCGTGCTCTTTCAGCAGGCGCGTCTCCTTGCAGCGAACAACGGGCTTCCTTGTCTCTGTATTCCATTGTAGAGACGATGAAATGCAAGTCAATTGGAGAGAAGCGGCGTATTCGGACATCTAGACACCGCATTGCCTCCACGTGGATGTGCAACACCTATGCGTCCTCCCTGTCGTCACAGCGCCTCGCTTGTCAGCTGTGGCATTTTCTGGTACAATTGGCATGCAAGATTCCACACGCCTGGGATTCTGGAGTGTTCCGCATCGCGGTTCTCCGGGAGTTGAACGGGCGGAGGCAAAAAACTAACAGGAGGCACTATTGTGGCAGTCGTAACAATGAAGTCCCTGCTTGAGGCAGGCGTGCATTTTGGTCACCAGGTCCGCAGATGGGACCCGCGCATGAAACATTTCATCTTCACACAGCGCAACGGCATTCACATCTTTGACCTCAAACAGACCGTCTCCAAGCTCGACGAGGCGTACGCGTTCCTTTCGAAGGTTTCGCGCGAAGGTGGCAACGTCATCTTCATCGGTACCAAGAAGGCTGCGCAAGATATCGTTCGTGAAGAAGCGACTCGTGCAGGCGCCTGGTATGTCAACGAGCGCTGGGTCGGCGGCCTCATGACCAACTACATCACTGTCCGCAAGAGCATTGACCGCCTGAAGCAGATCGACCGTGAAGAAGCCGATGGCGTTGTCGAGACAATGGGAATCAAGGAACGCACGAGGACCATGAAGTCCAAGGCTCGCCTGAGCAAGCTGTTCGGTGGCCTTCGTACCATGGAAGGCCTTCCCCGCGCCATCTATGTCATCGACACCCACAAGGAGCATAGCGCCATTCAGGAAGCACATGTGCTTGGCATTCCGGTGGTCGCCATCGTCGACACCAACTGCAACCCTGACGAGATCGACTACCAGATTCCGGCAAACGACGATGCAATCAGGTCTCTCCGTCTCATCACTGCGCTCATGGCCAGCGCCCTCATCGAAGGACGCGAGGGCGTGCAGCAGTCCGAGGCAAACGAGGAGCACGCGAGCATGGCCGACTTCGCCCACGAATCTGAGAAGGCGAAGGAGATAGCGACAGAGGTCGAGGACAGCACGGACGACGAGAATGAGGTGAGATAATGGCAACGATTGACATGGAGACTGTCAAGACCCTGCGCGAACGAACCGGCGCCGGTGTCCTTGACTGCAAGAAGGCACTCGTAGCTTGCGATGGAAATATCGACAAAGCTATCGACGTGTTGCGGGAGAAGGGACTGGCCAAGGCTGTTTCCAAGTCGTCACGCGAGGCTGGAGACGGCATGATCTTCACCTATATCCATGCCGGTGGCAAGCTGGGTGTCCTGGTCGAGTTGAACTGTGAGACCGATTTCGTCGCCAAGACTGAGGAGTTCCAGGGTCTGGGCAAGGAGATTGCGATACAGATCGCGGCCACGGATCCTTCCTTCATCCGTCTGGAGGACGTTCCGGCGGAGGTCGTCGAGCATGAGAAGGGTCTCTACCGCGCCCAGCTCGAGGCTGAGAAGAAGCCGGAGCCGGTCTGGGAGAAGATCATCGAGGGCAAGCTGGGGGCGTACTACAAGGAGAACTGTCTG contains:
- a CDS encoding 6-phosphofructokinase; translation: MRRIAIMTAGADAPGMNAAIRSVARRSFELGYDVLMVRDGFEGLVRGDIEIMNKKTVSGILPLGGSILGSSRVSPEFAVQNLGKIRDVLESNSITTSIIIGDRSAVGVAAVFDANSIPCVVVPNTIDNDIFGTDFSIGFDSAITTISDALDKLHSTASAHHRVMIVEVMGRQSGWLALYGGLAGGADFIAIPEQPVPIETLATHLKQRKEEGKDFSIVVVAEGYSVATHEPTAAGRPVAGYGLAEALASTTNLSIRVTVLGYLQRGGSPTVFDRLLATRLGLAAVNAVREGKSGILVGEVGQRIAFTDLREATIQPHVIPAEIVLQAKTFY
- a CDS encoding NAD(+) synthetase, with the translated sequence MTADALALNNALVYDYLKRFVQEELHTSGFTEACIALSGGLDSALVLKLAVDALGADHVHAIFLPYSASSDESRRDAHTMFEFCGIPWQELDISGMADAYLALQPGMDRLRTGNLLARLRMAVIFDQSKKENALVVGTSNKSELLVGYSTWYGDMACAIMPIGDLYKTQVRSLARHIGLPQQVIAKPPSADLWAGQTDEGEIGVSYETLDQVLYLLVDQRCSSAEVTSEGFELDLVHRVEHKMLASQFKRVSPPIAKLSQRTVGIDFLYPRDWRK
- a CDS encoding carbon-nitrogen hydrolase, yielding MTYTVALAQVNPACGDLEVNVKMHIAQAEQALEAGADLIVFPELSLTGYALKDQTLDVMRPADCPEFASLRELSRHIAICAGFVEQGEDGIPYNSAFFMDAGEVRHVHRKMYLPTHGMFEELKFLGRGRQLSVFDTRFGRTGIVICRDLFHPLEVSTMAALGVELLLAPSAMPARGFGGEELAIEQTVGLALGSASTFLGMFVVYVNRVGFDDGLGFYGGSALSDPVGGITVSAPRFEAVQVLGTVDTAHIARHRYQLPIRREEDLEIVRHALETRRNS
- a CDS encoding transcriptional regulator, whose protein sequence is MMEKTQVLHSLRRVEGQLRGIQKMVDEGRPCDEVLAQLVAAHAAIGRIGTDILLNEVGCRVQQDLAPEKELERLEKLLLTYSELK
- the trxA gene encoding thioredoxin, which encodes MVKQTSCKEEHVEDNEIVATTANFQSEVLSSSLPVLVDFWAVWCAPCRMIAPVVSEIANEYTGKLKVARLNVDDNQEIAARYGIMSIPTLALFKGGVVIDQVVGAVPKRTITAKIDGLLQKS
- the hrcA gene encoding heat-inducible transcription repressor HrcA, whose protein sequence is MFLTERQKRILLAIVRKYMDDGEPVSSGFVTSQLGNDLSSATIRNEMAELSSMGYLQQPHISAGRVPTVLAYHMYISAFLVEATRQRMFTGPMDLPLQYESLPRLFDGVATAVSDRTKKVSFVLSPPINSVTLRHVSLVPFSETGLMLVFITDRENVDGYKLLAPADTTEQELADINAIFARELRGKSIEEGIRTLHCGNVLPQDLALRYGGVLDAVAELMEGELRKGESQIFVRGIEQMLSDLPDDQIGAFSTLSTFLSREEVVKPYLNSLSDRGEISLFIGEENQREELRSFSLVSVSYSLDSNQRGVLGVVGPIRMNYIRAITVLESFAGYLGRVSGSG
- a CDS encoding histidine triad nucleotide-binding protein — translated: MMSANEQNCVFCRVGRHEAPAEYVYEDETVFVIKDRFPKAPVHLLVIPRKHIARIDALCIEDNGLIVHLFEVVRLIAVKYHLEAGYRVIINSGTEGGQTVSHLHIHIIAGKCLGFREDAAL
- a CDS encoding DEAD/DEAH box helicase; translated protein: MTEHELQFLLRELTTSQDYDGQIVGRLDFEAREATFAPLPPAVDPDLSADLADKGIRELYAFQRACFDSAEGGYNVTVVSPTASGKSLAFQLPVLNHLLKHPGATALFLYPTKALIEDQLAKLREMERCMDRINTAVYDGDTDPDARRQLRKFGRLILSNPDSLHYSILPYHESWSRFMRGLAFVVVDEGHYYHGVLGSHMALLLRRLRRLANFYGAHPVFIVTSATIDEPGKFASQLTGEIVSQADPSGAPEGKRTLLLFNPRIVDKQNNIRKSVMKEALWLFQRAVQEDVRTIMFTKSRQEAELLYKYVRDAGAGKGQRLRDRVATYRAGYLPAVRRGIEHRLSSGELTGVIATNALELGIDIGHLDVSITAGYPGSVTSLFQQMGRAGRERDHSLSVFVASSNPLDQYVVQTPGFLTSGHFGTPTINPDNEYILSAHLRCAAYELPLRAVDVEYFGPECTPLVEQLVTDGKLRPRGPLIVSMETYPHRFVSLRTLSDKRYHILNQGDGQVIEEADAYKVIEEFYPGAVFLHQGDSYLVTDNDHEQQVVHAIPTTQNYYTDAIIRSDVVVQNERDHRDYGDVGLSFGKVVVSEQTVGFIKKSFHIETEVGREYIDTPEISYDTMALWITVSDAMLHTLGEGGYDIAGSLHAAEHLLIALMPIVVLCDQRDLGGISTILHRDTLKPSIFVYDGHIGGVGLTESAYGRFRDVVSLALDRVTECPCKDGCPSCVYSPKCGNNNKPLDKNGARVLLGLLLDRLDTTTGGGK